Within Mytilus edulis chromosome 10, xbMytEdul2.2, whole genome shotgun sequence, the genomic segment ACCATTGTTTAACGCATGGAGGTTTCCAGCCCATATCACCAGCTATGGCATCATTTGGAGTGTATTTGCCAACCCCCATGAAAAATCTCATGGCCCTGTTTTGGGCTGCATTTATGCAGGAAAAGTCTCTGGTTCCCCAAATACTTGCATCATGACTAATAACTGACCATACCATTGTATCAtacagttttgaaaataaaattgtgcTGGAAACCACCATGCGTTTTACTCTTTACAATTAATAATCCTAATGCTCCACTGGCTGACTTCGCTACTGTCTTAGCCATTAATTGATAATCTAAACATTTAGTCAGTAATAAGCCTAaatattgataactttttacacattATAAACCATTATCACCaatagaaaaaatacatttaGTTTGAAAAACAGCTGGATTTCTAAAATGCATGATCttagatttatttatattaactgtCAGCTCATTATTGAGACACCATGTATTAAgcacattcaacattttttgcaAATCTTCTTCATTCTCTGCCATTAAAATAACATCATCAGCATATAACAATATAGCTAATTTTTCTTCATCTATGTTAATACCAATATTCAAGGTATTAATATCCtcaaccaaattatttttttgtcagctAAACTTTTCTTCCTATCCAAATAAAGACATGAAAATGGAAAACAAGGATGCGAGTTCATTTGCAGAATATCTAACTCAAGATTTGtgaaaaaggtcatttattcagaATATCATAAAGCATTATATAACTGACAGTGATGGACAATTATGTCATCAAACAAAACTGAATAAATGACAACAATTGCAAAGGTGGGGAATAAATACCGCCACTCAtcaataaacaaattacaaaacataaacaaacaattatatacaatCAACATATATATGATAGAATAATAAtactaaaactttaaaaaaaaaaaagagggtgtAGGTGGGTGGGAAATTGAAAATCTTTACTTTTCTGGCAAATCAAAAATAGCGTCTAGTAGCATTCAGTGCAATTGCGATAATGCGGGCGCAACTTGACGCTTGTTGAAAGTTAGCATGCACTTTAACCTCATTggtcaattaaaatatttgtggcCAATGATAATTAGTATTGACCCTGATCATGCCATGACCATGCTGACCTTGACTGCCTGTAATCGAAAACTTGCATAATTCCTAGACAAAGACCATGGAAATTTTCGGTTTCTTATTACACCATTGATAAGAAATAAAACCTACACAAGTTGAAACAGTAGCCCATAAAGCTAAAATTTAGTGTATAAAAATTTACTgccaaaaatgtttttattataataaaacttattttttgtcAGCTAAACTTTTCTTCCTATCCAAATAAAGACATGAAAATGGAAAACAAGGATGCGAGTTCATTTGCAGAATATCTAACTCAAGATTTGtgaaaaaggtcatttattcagaATATCATAAAGCATTATATAACTGACAGTGATGGACAATTATGTCATCAAACAAAACTGAATAAATGACAACAATTGCAAAGGTGGGGAATAAATACCGCCATGATCCCCAAGTCCCTGAGTTGGGGAGACCGCCACCCGAGACATCCTTGGAGACTACTTTTTATGACAAAaggaaaaattcagaaaaataacatATCTTTCAACTCAAAACATtagtgtaaataaaaaaaaaattaggcagAGCAAGCCCTGTTGACCTCTACCGTAACTGTTTGGCCAGTAGAAATGCCAATGTAAAGCAAACCCTTTTGACCTTTACATTCCCATGTCATACTGCTTGAAGTTCATCCTATTACCAACATTAAAGTAACTTAAATGTGTAAGGTACGCAGAGTGAAACAATATAATCAAAGACAAAATACatagttatatataaaatttagcaaaaatgaaaaaatacaatacaaatatatttacatatcATTTTGCAAACAATATTGAACAATGGATTGAGCAAGCCCTGTTGACCTCTATCCAATTTGACATAAAAGTCTACTCTAAATAAACGCAATTAAAAGAAAATAGTAAAAGATAGAGCAAGCCCTGTTGACCTCTACCAGCTTAATTAATACATAatggaaaaatataatttatttggcAGAGCAAGCCCTGTTGACCCCCGTCAAATCATACTCAAAAATTATCCATTCGAATGTAATTTTGCAATGCATTTGATTTCCATCTACCCATTTGTTGTATAACAGATAAAGATGTGCCTTTAGCTGCTTCACTTGTTGCAGCGCCTATTCTAAAACTATGACCCTTGTAAAGCTCTGGGCTTAAACCTATACAAATTAATAGGGACTTCAAAGAGGAATTGAAATAAGTGTATGATACTGGTGTACCACAAAGAAATTGAAAAAGGGGACCTGACTTgtgttttgctacctttatataaTCCATCATTGTTTTTACAGGGCAAAACATATTACCAAAGTTTCGAGTAATTAAAATAGTCTTGGGACGCAAGTCACtatgtttataaaatgttattgtaaCGGTCATATTTATTGGGACCTGATTTTTATAACCCACAGAAATGTCTGACAACTGTAAAactttgttgttttcatttttgtttttaacagcAATTTCTCCTATCCTGAGGAAACAATGAAATGCCAAAGACATCATAGCCTTTAAAAGGAACTGATTGAACTGATCCCGTATAACATTGGAAACCGCTAACAATAATTTTGATAAGATCTCTTTTGTAATGGGTAATCTGGTGTCACAGGAACTCCTCAAATTTTGTGCACCCTTGATAATCttttttatcaaaaaagaatTTGTAGGATCAGTCAAACATTTTAACTTGTGAACATAACTTATAGCAGAAACATAAGATGCTATTGTAGATGGTTTATAATTTTGCAAAAACAGAAAGCTAATAAAATGAGACACCATCATGTGCGAAGATGGATAAGCCTGTGATAAAGGAAAATGTTCCTTACAGAACTGTTCGTATGCTTTTAACATTCTATTATAAGAAGCTCTTGTTGCTGTTGATAGTGAAGCTTGCAATAATTTTCTCGTCATAGATTCAAAAGATGCTGTGGCACTAAAACTGGAGTTGGACTTAACCAAGGAGCTATGTGATGGGCTTTCTGAAAAGAAAAACGAGACAACAAGTCACAGACTACATTTGTCTTACCCGCAATATGCTTTgctttaaaatgtatattaaactTCAGCGATGCCAAAACTAACCTGCGGaccaatttcattaaaattttatcTCGTGATGAAGTTTTATTAATAATATCAGCAACCGCCTGATTATCAGTCAAAAACAGTACCTTATGATTTGACAATGAATGCCCCCATATTTCCACAGCAAGAACAATAGGAAACAACTCCTTtattgtaatgtgtaattgaaGCATATTTTGAGGCCATTCCCCTGCAAACCAAGTACTGCCAAAAACAGCAGCATATCCCCCATGAACCCCAGCTGCATCTGAATACAACTTTAATGATTCGGAAGACACccatttttgaaacaaaaaacaggACTTTCCATTGTAATTAGATACAAAATCAAACCATGCCCTCAAATCAGCTCTCGCTTCTGAATTAAGTGTAATTCTATAATGAGGACATGAATGGCCAATTGTTAGATCGAATAACCTTCTAAGAAATGCTCGTCCCGGAACTACAACACTACAGGCAAAATTCAATAAACCTAAAAGAGACTGTAATTCTCGAAGAATAACTTTCTTTTTTACCTTAAATATGTTAAGGAGACCcaaaatttttgctattttatcTTTTGGTAATCGAGCTACCATAGCCCTAGAATCAATCTCAATGCCATAGATAACTATGCATGTTGTAGGTAATTGagttttttcatcttttatagGCACACCTAaggtttttgataaagttaaaaaTGTGTTAAGTGCTACAGAACACTTGTTAGTATTTGCTTCCCCTACAAAAAAGAAATCATCTAACAAATGTGAAACACCTCTTATTTGAAATTTGCTATTCAAAATCCACTGAAGAGCAGaggaaaaattttcaaaaagttgGCAAGAAGAAGAGGCCCCCATGGGGAGGGCTGCATCATGATAAAACTTTTCCTCCCATTTAAAGCCCAATAAATGGTATTCTGAAAAATGCACAGGAATTAAACGGAACGCATCTTCAACATCGGCCTTACTCATTTCACAGTTGAAACCGTGTTCTTGAACAAGTTCTATGACagtttcaatattttgatatgaaactgAAGTGTATTCAGGTGGTGTCCAAAAATTGACAGAGTCCCCTTTTGGAAAAGATAGGTCATGAATTAAGCGGAAAGACCCACTTTCTTTTTTAGGTATTAGACCCAAGGGAGAACAGATAAATTTTTCAAAGGGTGGTTCATCAAAAGGTCCTTTTATTCTGCCTTTCAAAATTTCCTTATTTAATTTGAGGTTGACCGCGTCAGGATTTTCTCTTGCGCTTTTATGGTTGGAAGGAAATTTGTCCACTTTTTTATCAAGCAAAGAATTTATTTTAAAGCCAAATGTAAAACCCTgtattaaatttaatttcattgcTTTGTCATAGCCTTTGagaaaaattttcaatttatttacttttattggTGTTGGTAGACTTGTGGGTTGTAAGCCACTCTTTACATGAGACTGTGGCATGTTTTTTATCACATTGCACACATTGGTGCTTATGTTTGCAGTTGTCACTGGAGCAGCCACCTGTTCTACAGTAGGTCCAGCAGAAACCAGGTGGGAATTGACTGCTTTGTTGCTGAACCCGCCGTTGAAAGGGAGGACCTCCactttgtttaacatgtttattattTGATGCATTGTTACCGGTATTAGTATTTGAACGATTGAAATGGTCATAAAAGGCAGTGCGCCAAAGATCATTATTTACAACTGCCCAATCAAATTTCATCACTCTGCGTACCTTTCTAAACGTTTCATCATAAGATTTTGCCATATTAAACCCAAATTGCTTTGACATGGCTCTAACATTATATGCATATTTAATAAGACTTAAAATATGTTCTGGATGGTTCACATAATAAATAGACATATAAATATCAAAAGCTTCAGTCCACTgatgaattgaaaacaactgttttGGTTTTGCGTATGTAGAAATTTTTACAGCTTTCGATTTGAAAAGAACATCATCATCCTCATCTTCATTAAAATTTGGAGAAAGAGTAACAAAATCCACGTAACTATCGGACATTATGTCTTTCCTAATTTTTTCACTGACATTAAAACCCAAGGGTAAAGTATTTCTAATTAAATAACTTGCTGTCTGCCCTATAGacgaattgtcaatacctaatgtTTGGTCTTCTTGTGTTGTTGGGCTACTGGCTGTGAAGTATCCAGCCACCGATAGGTCTGACGTCACAGGTGGTACCAATGAATAATGAACGGTGTTTGATGATGACGACGGCAATGTATGCTGACTCTCTGTTTGGTTATCAGCGCCGGAAACTGCTTCCTGTGTTGCACCAGAGCGCATACCACACACACTTGACAATCTGTCATCTGATAGTCTGACTCCACTGCTGTCTGTTAGGTGTAAACCAGCTCCTTTCAACTGTGTGATCATTGCTGCAGCTATTTCATCTGCTGTTGGCTGTGCTGTTGTACTAGCAATGTTCATCACAGGAGCTGTTGATGGAGTTGGACCAATGTTTCGAACACGTTTCCGCCCTCTTGGTGTATTACTTGTAGTTGTTTCCACAGCTGGCAGAACTACGGGATCTATGACAAGGTCCCGGTCTGTAAGGTCGGAAGGAGCAGCTCTTCTTTTGGATCTAGCTCTTTGTTTAGGCAtctttaaagtaaacaaaaataattcttGAATACCTGATAATGTGTTTTGACCATAATATAACATCAGAcaaatatgcatacatgtatatcactTATATAATGCTATTCATTGTTAATTGTTCATACAAAAAGTTCACGCAACGAACAATGTGGCACACAAAAATGCAATATTATATGTCAACTACATTGTAACCATACATGATAATAACCATGTAAAGTAtggtacatgtaaaaaaaaaaaaaaatatgtaaataaaaccaGTGTAATCTGATACGTAAATACAAAAATGCACTATGAATATCAGAACCATAACCATAATGATGGTTAACCATATGTATGTATAATGATACAAAATATAACCATATAACCAGTGCAAATTGATaccattttacaaaattgcactgACATATATGATAACCATAGCCATAATGATGGCAATAAAACCATGCGTATAATGATACATTTGTGTGCCACactaattgaataaatttaacaaGAGCAGTGGATTGTCTGcaaaaatttgtatatatataataattaaagtATCATTAATGACTGATGCATAAGTTTTCATGAATAACAAAacaatgatgtacatgtacagatAATAGCATACTATAAATAAGCTTTTCATTTATTATAAGTAAACTATGTAAACGTCCCGTTAGATCTCTCTTTTTCAGtttgattttattaattaaaattatttcatacgATTTGCACTACCGACAGCTGCACGAATACTTTTAGCATAGATGTGCATACCTTCACCatttaaatgaactttatctgACAACAAAGCTTTCGTGTTTTTCCACAGGCCCCGATGTTTCCAAAAAGTAATATTTGTACGTGATTTCAAAGATGAAAACAGTACCTGATTCACTTTGTTTACTTTGTTGTTATAATCGGGACCCGACCTTTCGGAATACCTCGGCAGTAATTGCCCAACGATCACGTGACCAACACCATACACTGTGATTATGTAATCACAGAATGACGCGATGTCTCGAGCCAATTTCTCAGGATTCTTCTCGCTTGTCAAGTCATTACCGCCAATTTGAATAAATACAGAATCTGGTTTAAAAGTGTCAAACACTTGCATAAATTCTGGTTTCTGAATGCATTTACGACCCGGACGCAATGTACTACCACCGAAACCGGCAAATTGAACCTGAATTTCGGTACCATCGAATCCTAAATTGTATAGCCCTTCTGCACGATTCTCGTACAAAAATGATTCTAATCTATGTACAAATGAATGACCAAATATTAAAACTCGATGAATCATAATAAACAAATCTagaatttacaatataaaaataatacgaatattttgaataaaagaatattttaGATGGCTTTTACCTTCTGAACAAGTTCTGTGTAATCCTAATGACGTCTTTTCTGTACCTAATCGTCAGTTATCTTCTGTCCAAAATTGAATAAAGCCTCTTTCAGGAACAAACTTGAAATTGAAAATCTTTACTTTTCTGGCAAATCAAAAATAGCGTCTAGTAGCATTCAGTGCAATTGCGATAATGCGGGCGCAACTTGACGCTTGTTGAAAGTTAGCATGCACTTTAACCTCATTGGTCAATTGAAATATTTGTGGCCAATGATAATTAGTATTGACCCTGATCATGCCATGACCATGCTGACCTTGACTGCCTGTAATCGAAAACTTGCATAATTCCTAGACAAAGACCATGGAAATTTTCGGTTTCTTATTACACCATTGATAAGAAATAAAACCTACACAAGTTGAAACAGTAGCCCATAAAGCTAAAATTTAGTGTATAAAAATTTACTgccaaaaatgtttttattataataaaacttattatatatatatcaaacattatAGATGATAAAACACAACCTTGTTTCAATTCAGAATCAACATTAAACCATGCAGTCATATTACCATTTATACGTACACTACATTCTACATTAGAGTATAAAGCTTTTAAAGAATACATAAACTTTGAACTTATACCTAAATTTTCCAGTTTGTTCAACAAAAAAACTCTATTAATTGAGTCATATGCTTTCTTAAAGTCTATAAAAGCTACATATGTTGATAATTTACACTTTTTCCTGGTTTCTATTATTGCTGTTATAGTGCTTACATGATCAATTGTACGTTTGCCTTTCATAAAACCGTTTTGCTCGTCGTTAATTATTTCCCGTTCATCTAACCATTTGACCAATCTTCcatttaaaatactacaatacatCTTGTATGTGAATGGG encodes:
- the LOC139490647 gene encoding uncharacterized protein, yielding MTRKLLQASLSTATRASYNRMLKAYEQFCKEHFPLSQAYPSSHMMVSHFISFLFLQNYKPSTIASYVSAISYVHKLKCLTDPTNSFLIKKIIKGAQNLRSSCDTRLPITKEILSKLLLAVSNVIRDQFNQFLLKAMMSLAFHCFLRIGEIAVKNKNENNKVLQLSDISVGYKNQVPINMTVTITFYKHSDLRPKTILITRNFGNMFCPVKTMMDYIKVAKHKSGPLFQFLCGTPVSYTYFNSSLKSLLICIGLSPELYKGHSFRIGAATSEAAKGTSLSVIQQMGRWKSNALQNYIRMDNF